CGCAGTCCTGCGCGGCACACGTGTCGTGCTGGGCGGACAGGACGATCGCCTGATGTCGGGAGAACAGCCGTTTGTCGCGGCCGAGGTCGATCGGGACCGAGTCGCCGGAGAGGACGAGCGGCAGGATGCCGGCGTTGCAGGCCAGCCGGCGCGCCTCGCTCGCGGAGAGGTCGCCCCCGGTGGCGAGCGGCGCGCTGCCGAGGCCGGCCCGCAGCTTGCCCTCGTCGATGTGGACCACGATCGCGGCGTCGACGGCCCCGCCACGGCCGAACCCGTCGGTCGGGAGGTGCTCGATGATCTCGCAGAGCGCTCGACCGAGCCGCTCCCCGTGCGTGAGGGTGGCGCCGTCGGTCGGCTCGACGGTGATCGAGCCGTGACCCTCCTCGCCGGCGGCGACGCGCTGGGCGGCGCGGCGGGGAGCGGTCAGGTGCTCGAGGCGGTTGCGGAGCGCCTGCCCGGCCAGCGGCGGGAGGACGAACTGGCCCGCCCAGCAACCGTCGTCGCGCTCGTGGAGGAAGAGGTAGGTCTCGCGCAGCGCGGCGTCCTCCGCGTCGCGGACCTGCTCGTCCTCGACGACCAGGGCGAGGTCGACCTCGGTGAGCTCACCGGTGACCGGGTCGACCTCGGGCAGACGGACCTCCACGCGCTTGCGCAGCGGCGCCAGCACACGACGTGCGGCTGCGGTCAGTCGCTTGGGGGACATCATGAGGGCCTTGTCGACGAGGACGCGCTCGCACGCGGCGAGCTCCTCGGGCGAGACGGTCGGCACCGCGTCGGCGACCT
This genomic window from Nocardioides marmoribigeumensis contains:
- a CDS encoding HNH endonuclease signature motif containing protein; the protein is MQTLTPMTAPSGVAVLEGLRDAHAALDRGLLRDDRGQVVGWASMAGLDSDELAEAIRLQASLEARMAGLGLHVLAAAEASDAKATTAATHTETWASRAAGRNRERSWGSLGVAQHLESTYAHVRAALAEGRITDDHARIIVRACEKVGGIVERLRRDARDRGLTEEQVADAVPTVSPEELAACERVLVDKALMMSPKRLTAAARRVLAPLRKRVEVRLPEVDPVTGELTEVDLALVVEDEQVRDAEDAALRETYLFLHERDDGCWAGQFVLPPLAGQALRNRLEHLTAPRRAAQRVAAGEEGHGSITVEPTDGATLTHGERLGRALCEIIEHLPTDGFGRGGAVDAAIVVHIDEGKLRAGLGSAPLATGGDLSASEARRLACNAGILPLVLSGDSVPIDLGRDKRLFSRHQAIVLSAQHDTCAAQDCERPFAWCDLHHLLEWSCLGPTDLDNAVPLCGHHHRRIHDPLYEHRVHPDGSITFEHRWPSRRRRTWVPHVPSWAA